The following proteins are encoded in a genomic region of Phaeodactylum tricornutum CCAP 1055/1 chromosome 1, whole genome shotgun sequence:
- a CDS encoding predicted protein → MASTAYLTPLWNTEMEYHAAYSRNAEWKHSCLLALGVVTAPWGEAIEDPPLREDPNAPLFLNLARSDLTEELEDDSTLSRTADPWMETALEIHKNMNRMEAWIDDVQADFVSVEMVNEEASLIQSTVTSYTATTANEVETLRSMIVLAKDGSVRGHWQHHQNGIVQILLDRLKHIAKFFGVLQQQRNRTAVWLWQDPLACKLVAAVATESSPQDNHLDEVLGLSSPSTHPGAVMSQRERRFLPTRPSHLLQRNLLDSYQQHEKRVRAATLQTQRPKSMFGAVKRARPVSTLDARQTSPSQQTTPTSTKRSKLGHLKELESMETEPWTKISAMVVSQDDPDLNQQYEQENQVALQQEAVLLKAKVENDLDAVQAMEQSMVDITALLSQFSELVASQQENVWNIHDATATTKENMEQGQEELVDATARTKASRHWTATGITAMGLILLIFHWIRP, encoded by the coding sequence ATGGCATCGACGGCCTATTTGACTCCGTTGTGGAACACAGAGATGGAATATCATGCGGCCTATTCTCGGAATGCCGAGTGGAAACATTCCTGTCTGCTGGCTCTGGGAGTCGTCACGGCGCCATGGGGCGAAGCAATTGAAGACCCACCGCTCCGAGAAGATCCGAACGCACCCTTATTTTTGAATCTGGCGCGGAGTGACCTCACGGAAGAACTGGAGGACGATTCTACCCTTTCAAGAACGGCGGATCCGTGGATGGAAACTGCCTTGGAGATTCACAAGAACATGAATCGCATGGAGGCTTGGATCGATGACGTCCAAGCGGACTTTGTGAGCGTAGAAATGGTCAACGAAGAAGCCTCCTTGATCCAGTCTACCGTCACTTCCTACACGGCGACGACCGCCAACGAAGTTGAAACTCTGCGGAGTATGATTGTGCTCGCCAAGGATGGGTCCGTGCGAGGCCACTGGCAGCATCATCAAAACGGTATCGTGCAAATTTTGTTGGATCGCCTGAAGCATATAGCGAAATTTTTTGGGGTACTGCAGCAGCAACGGAACCGGACGGCTGTCTGGTTATGGCAGGACCCCCTCGCCTGCAAACTAGTTGCCGCGGTAGCCACGGAAAGCAGTCCACAAGACAATCACTTGGATGAAGTACTGGGCCTGTCCTCACCCAGTACCCATCCAGGAGCAGTAATGTCGCAACGGGAAAGGCGCTTTCTACCGACCCGTCCAAGTCATTTGCTGCAGCGGAATCTACTAGACTCGTATCAACAACACGAAAAACGGGTCCGAGCTGCTACTCTGCAAACACAAAGACCGAAATCCATGTTTGGCGCGGTGAAACGAGCGCGACCAGTGAGCACTCTCGATGCCAGGCAAACTAGCCCTTCCCAACAAACGACACCAACTTCTACGAAACGATCCAAGCTTGGGCATTTGAAAGAGCTGGAATCGATGGAAACGGAACCCTGGACGAAGATTTCGGCGATGGTAGTGTCGCAGGACGATCCCGACTTGAACCAGCAATACGAACAAGAAAACCAAGtggctttgcagcaagaagCTGTCTTATTGaaagccaaagtcgaaaACGACCTGGACGCGGTGCAAGCCATGGAGCAGTCCATGGTGGATATTACAGCGCTTCTGTCGCAATTTTCCGAACTCGTCGCATCACAACAAGAAAACGTTTGGAATATTCACGACGCTACCGCAACGACCAAGGAAAATATGGAACAAGGGCAGGAGGAACTGGTCGACGCTACGGCTCGGACCAAGGCATCGCGGCACTGGACGGCCACAGGAATTACCGCCATGGGCCTGATTCTGCTAATCTTCCACTGGATTCGACCGTAA
- a CDS encoding predicted protein gives MASHSATSVPTWVAVCGNLAPAAAIVVFLAPWPTIANIRRDRTVGTLPLLPYSSMIASAFLWVVYGLLKNESKIWSSNGVGLVLGLYYFGNFVKHAPKAAPTLPGSVKQHLQAMGTVILGTLMLALSPMQSPVNIIGTLGVIFCVAMFASPLAALKTVLETKSAQSIPLPFTLASTANCLLWSITGIFDMKDPNVIVPNLLGLVFSLAQVVLKIVYGDGPKGKLEPLPL, from the coding sequence ATGGCGAGCCATAGTGCCACCAGTGTCCCGACGTGGGTTGCGGTGTGTGGGAATTTGGCTCCAGCAGCcgccattgttgttttccTGGCGCCCTGGCCGACCATTGCCAACATTCGTCGGGATCGGACCGTGGGCACGCTGCCGCTCCTGCCGTATTCTTCCATGATTGCGTCAGCCTTTCTCTGGGTTGTCTACGGACTCTTAAAGAACGAATCCAAGATATGGTCTTCCAACGGCGTGGGACTCGTGCTCGGTTTGTACTACTTTGGGAATTTTGTCAAGCACGCGCCCAAAGCCGCGCCTACACTGCCGGGTTCCGTCAAGCAGCACTTGCAAGCCATGGGAACCGTTATCTTGGGCACGCTGATGCTTGCATTGTCGCCCATGCAATCCCCCGTCAATATCATCGGTACCCTGGGAGTCATATTCTGTGTCGCCATGTTTGCGAGTCCGTTGGCCGCCCTCAAGACTGTGCTGGAAACCAAGTCGGCGCAGTCCATTCCGTTGCCCTTTACGTTGGCATCCACCGCTAACTGTCTGCTCTGGAGCATTACCGGGATCTTTGATATGAAAGATCCCAACGTCATTGTTCCGAATTTGTTGGGATTGGTCTTTTCTCTCGCACAGGTCGTCCTCAAGATAGTCTATGGTGACGGACCCAAAGGCAAGCTGGAACCCTTGCCGCTCTGA